A stretch of DNA from Nonlabens ponticola:
TGAATTATTGATCAACATCCAGCAAATGTTGGGTATTGATGAAGATCAGGTACATTTCGTTTTGCCCGAAGACGATCTGGACATAAGCGCAGATCGCGCAGCGGTAGAGCAAATATTGCTCAATCTCATTGGCAATAGCCTCAAATATAATTTTCAGGACCGCATACGCATACAGATCAATGCTACTGAAAGTAAGAAGTATTACCGTATATCGGTCATAGATAACGGTATTGGAATTCCCAAAGGCAAACAGGAAAAGATCTTTGAATTATTCACAACGCTCAACCAAACCGACAGGAACGGAAATAGCGGAACTGGAATAGGATTATCTACCGTCAAGATCCTTGTTGATAAGCTAGGTGGCGTGATTACCTGTAAATCCAGAAAAAATCAAGGCACAGAGTTTACTTTTACCATCGCTAAATAATCACTTGTCGTGTTGAGTAAACGGCCTATCTTTGATCAATCCTTGATAATCGATGCTGTTTAAATACCCTGCTGTACTTTACGGGCTTTTCTTCCTACTCTTACCGATTCTCATTCATCTTTTCCAGCTGCGACGCTTTAAGAAAAAGGCATTTACTAATGTTGCTTTTCTAAAACCACTTGTCACTCAAACTAGAAAAAGTCGCAGCCTTAAGAAATGGTTAGTGCTTTTAACCCGATTGTTGGCTGCGGCATGTATTATCATTGCCTTTGCACAACCATTCTTTTCTAACCCAGAAATCGAAACTTCTAAAGGTGACCTAATCATCTACTTGGATGATTCCGCAAGTATGGAGCGACAAGGAAAAGACGGTAAATTATTGCAAGAAGCTATTAGAGAATTACTAGAACATCTAGATCCATCACAGACCTTTACCTTATTTACCAACAAAGAAGAGTTTCCAGCCGTAAATAAAACCCAGATTGCCAACCAGCTACAAAGGATTAAAGCAACTGGCGTTTCTCTTTCTCCAGAAGATGTTATTTTAAAAGCAAATAATCTTGCTGGACGAGAAAGTCAAAACACTCAATTCTTATGGATTTCTGACTTCCAGCAATTGGATAACGAAAGTTTTCCAGATTCTACCTATACGCTGCAAACAAGTTTAGTTGCCTTGAAACCACAGGAATCAAACAACATCAGTATCGATAGTGCTTTTATTAAAGATAAATCGATCAGTGAAACAATCATTGAGGTTCAACTGTCTGCTGATAACGAGACTGACAAACCTGTCACGCTTTCCTTGTCAAATACTTCTAGCTTGATCGCCAAAAGCACAACCACTATAAATAGTGGTAAAGGCGTAGCAAGCTTTAGTTTGCCAGCTAATGAGCAGTTTATTGGAAATATACTTATTGAAGACAATTCAATGACTTTTGATAATGTGGTTCATCTCGCTATTAATAAGAATAGCAAGGTGAAAGTTTTGCACGTAAACGATAGTCCGTCTGATTTCCTGAACCGAATTTTCACTGCAGATGAGTTTGAGTATGTGACCACAACCAGCAACAAACTCAACTATAACTTAATTAAAGATCAACAAGTTGTAGTACTAAATGAGGTAGGCAATATCCCAACAGCATTGGTGTCACAAATTAATTCATTTACGAGATCTGGTGGCGTGGTATTGCTAATTCCACCTAGCAACCAGCATAATTACGATCAGTTTACAGCAGTTTCTTCCAGTGAAATTGTAAACCAAGGAAATAAAATTACCAGTATCAATTTTGACCATCCACTGTTACAAGGTGTATTTAATAAACGTATTCAGAACTTTCAGTATCCCAGCGTAAACTCTACGAGCATACAAAGTAACAGCCGCAACAAAATTTTGAGCTATGCAGATGGTAGTCCGTTCTTGTATCAATCAGGAAATATCTATGTATTCACCGCAGCGCTGAATCAGGAAAATAGCAATTTTCAAAATTCACCTCTTATAGTTCCAGTTATCTATAATATAGGTTTGTCGACTAGCAACAAGCAACAATTATATGTTGGGATGGATAGGCAAACGGCTATCAATATTCCTACAACCGTGCAAGACGATCAAGTTCTTGAACTTACAAGAAATGACGTTACAATTATACCACCGCAACGAGCGTACGATTCTTATGTGCAGATTGAAACTGGTCAAGAAATACCAGTTGCTGGAATCTACGATGTGAGGAACGGTGACAACGTCGTCTATAACATTGCCTACAACGAGAATAGAATTGAGAATACTCAAAACACTTACAACCTTTCAAGTCTAGAAAATGTTGAGACAGATATAGCGAGCGTATTGATTAAGCGCAATGAAAACGCTCTTGAAAGCACCTTATGGAAATGGTTTCTCATGGGTGGTCTACTCTTTCTCATTGTTGAATTACTCATCCTTAAATTTGTCAAATGATCTTACTCAAAAAAGTTACGGTAATCGATAAGCAATCATCATGGCATCACAAGACCATCGACATATTGATTGAGGATGATATAATTAAAGCGATTGCAAGCACAATCGATGATGAGGATGCTACGGTCATCGAGGAAGAAAATCTGCATGTCTCCATCGGTTGGATTGATTCTAGCGTTTGCCTGGGTGAACCTGGCTTTGAAGATCGACAAACTATTAAGAATGGTCTAGACACAGCTGCGGCTTCAGGTTTCACTCATATCATGATGAATCCTGATAATCAGCCCAATCCGCAAGATGCCAGCGGCATCAAGAATTTGAAGAATAGTTTACCAGAACATGCAGTAAGTATTTTACCCGTAGGAAATCTATCTATAAATCAAGAAGGAAAACATCTTGCAGAATTATATGACATGCAGCAAGCTGGTGCAGTCTCGTTTTATGATTTCAAGAAGAGTATTGGAAATAGTAATCTTCTCAAGTTAGCACTGGAATATTCCGGGCCTTTTCATGGAGTAATTCAATCATTCCCACAAGATAATCACGTCGCGGGCAATGGCTTAATCAGTGAAGATGAGACAAGCGTACAATTAGGGATAAAGTCTATCCCTAAAATGGCTGAATCAATACAAATCGCCAGAGACCTAGCCATCGCAGCTTATTCTGGTAATCATTTACACATTCCTACCGTTTCCACAATTGCTGGATTAGAACTTATAAAAGCTGCAAAGCAAAAAGGAACTAAGGTAACTTGCAGCGTTGCCATTGCCAATTTTGCGACTGCTAGTCCTGCATTACTAGATTATGACACACGGTTTAAATTGCAACCACCATTGAGAGACGAGCAGGAAATCTCGGGTATAAAGGATTTTATAGAGGATGGAACTATTGATATGATTACCAGCGATCATATACCTAGAACCATAGAATCAAAAAAGGTGGAATTTGATCACGCAGATTACGGTAGTGCAAGTTTAGAAAGCGCCTTTGGCATCGCAAACCTACTGTTGGATTCTAATAAGACGGTCGAACTTTTTACAGCCGCCTACAATGTCTTCAATCTTCCAACAACTAAAATTGAGGAAGGACAACGAGCTAATCTCACGCTTTTCAATCCTGATGAGATATATATTATGAAGAAACATAACATGCACTGCACTTCAAAAAATAATATGTTTCTAGATCGACAACATAAAGGCAAGGTGATAGGTATCATCAATAAAGGAAAACTGCACCTCAATGACTAATCAAACAGACGGCAAACTATTAGCGCTACTCGCCTATGCTAGTGCTCTATTTTTATACTTGCATCTAGTCATATTCCTGGCGTTTTTAGGAACCTTCATCTTGTTAAACATGGGAAGAAATCGAGAGTTTGTAGCCTTTCATCACAGGCAAATGTTTGGGATAGGGCTTATCGCAATTCTTGTAAACTCATTGGCAAACGTGGTTCCCAATGGCTGGATTGCATTATTATTTATCACAGGAGTCGTCATGATCGCCGCCATAGGTTTTCTAGCCGCAATAAAAAATCTTAAAACACCACTACCCTACATCGGTGAGAAATTCCAACAGTGGTTTAAATTTATTCAATGAGTCTACACAAAGAACTAAGCCTACAATATCGCCTGCGTCCATCAAGCATTGAGAATCCACCATTGCTATTGCTGGTGCATGGTTACGGTAGTAATGAGGACGATCTATTTTCTTTCGCTCCTTACATGACTGATGAATTGCTGATCGTCTCAGTAAGGGCACCATATGACATGCCGCCACAAGGTGCTGCGTGGTATGCCATTGATTATACAGCTGCTGGTGGGAAATTCAGTGACTTAAATCAGGCTCGTGAGAGTATGCAATTGATCGAGAAGTTTCTCAATGAATTAAAAGCGCATCATAATTATAATCAAGATAGCGTCAACATACTTGGATTCTCACAAGGAGCAATTTTGTCCTTGGCAATGAGTCTTAACAACCCAGCATTATTCAAAAATGTTGTGGCCATGAGTGGTTACCTTAATGTTGATCTCGTGCAGGCAATGGATGATGTGGAGTTACGCTTTCGCGAAAGCAAAATCAAACCCAATTATTTCATATCACACGGTTCCATGGATCAAGTCATACCTGCGGACTGGGCACGACGCACTGCTCCTATTCTCAAGAAATTAGAGGTCGATCAGGTTTATAAAGAATATGCCGCTGGTCATGGCGTGGCACCAGACAACTTTGCCGACATGAAATCCTGGCTAGAAGCTAGACTCTAGCGATACTTGTCGTAAAGTACCGAATGAAGTGTGGTCAACTCAATCTGGTTGTCCTCGCTTATGTTGTAATTGATTAATAATTCACCCCATTGATAATTATCGCTATAATTGGCAAGTACCCACTTGTGATTGACAAATTTAGTGTCATTGATTTGAAAGCCACGACCTTGACCAATATAGGGAACTAGAGGATTGCCGCCTTCTTCTAGGTTAAGGTCCAATAGTTTATCGACCACTTGCTGTTCAATTTGTTGCTGTGTGTATCCTAACTTCTCTAGATAGTCTTGAGCCTCTTGATTACCAGTGAGACTAAATGTTTTGCCCTGAAGCATGGCGGCGTCCTCTATACTGTCTAATTCGCGTTCTTGTTTGTAGGCTTTGGCTCTTAAACTAGTCACATCCTTCTCTAGAGCTTCCTGATATTTTCTACCATTGATGTAAAATACGAGCGCAATTAAAGATGCAAAAATGAATAAGTACAGATATAAGTTTCTTCTCATGGATTTGATTCAATAACAAGGTTGTCATAGGCCAAAAATACATTCTCTGGCAAGCTTTCTTGTACAGTCGCATGAAAACCTAAATGATGACTAATATGTGTAAAATATGTGCGTGCTGGCTTGAGTTCCTCGATAAGCTCCAGTGCTTCTTCAAAATTTAAGTGCGTGCAGTGTGGTTCTATACGCAGCATATTTATGATAAGAACATCTAGATTCTTAAGTTTTTCCTTTTCCTCTTCTTCTATGGTTTTGACGTCAGTCATGTAGGCTACATCACCTACTCTAAAACCATGAACCGGTATAAAACCATGATCCGCTAGAACTGGTGTGATACTCACTCCTTTGACTTCAACTTTTTCCTTATCAAAAATTCTCACATCGAGATCTGCGACGCCTGGATATTTGTTTTCTTCTACAAACATGTAGTTGAAACGTTGCTTAAGCGCCTCGTGAACACGAGTTGTCATGTAACAAGGAATAGCGCCTTGTCTAAAGAAAAAAGGCCTCAAATCATCAAGACCAGCTGTATGATCTGCATGTTCATGGGTGAAAAGAAGCGCATCAAACGATGTTATCTCGTTGACCAGCATTTGTTGCCTGAAGTCTGGACCACAATCAATTAGCAGCCTACAATCATCAGTCTCTATCATTGCACTTACACGCAAACGCTTGTCACGTGGGTCATCGCTATGGCATACAGGATGATCACTACCTATTACAGGTATTCCTTGTGATGTTCCAGTGCCCAGTATAGTGAGTTTTACTTTCATTAAGTTAGGTTAAAAATATTGATATTATTTCATTCGGCTATGAGGTTTGCTACCTTTGTTAACACATCGATAAAGCACCATGCATGGCTATTACCTTACCAGGAGATAATGAATTTGAAACGGTACCTTCGTTAAAAAACAAAGCACTACGCATTAATCTCAATAGAAACATCTACGGAACCTTTGCAGAGATAGGCGCCGGACAAGAAACGGTAAGACATTTTTTTAGAGCTGGTGGCGCTTCTGGGACTATCGCAAAGGCGATGAGCGCCTATGACAAGGACTTTTCTGATGCGGTTTATGGTGTACAAGACGATGGCCGCTACGTGACGGAATCTCGTTTGCGCAAGATGTTGCGCTATGAAACAGATCTTATAGAAGAACGCATATCTCGAGAGAAACACCCTGAAAAACTATTCTTTACCTATGCAAATACCGTTGCAACCATTGATTTTGCTAAAAAATTCTTGGGTCACGGTTGGGTAGGAATTAAGTTTCAGGTCGCGCCAGGTGAAGAATATTCAGAAATTATACTTCACGTACGTTTCAAGGAACGTGATGCACGATTACAGCAAATCACCCTAGGTATTTTGGGAACCAACTTGATCTACGGTGCTTTCTACAAGCATGACCAGCCTAAAAAGCTGCTCAAATATTTATATGATCATATTGATAAGGACAAAATTGAGATCGATTTGATCAACTTTGATGGTCCACGATTCAAGAATGTAGATAATCGCTTGATGAGCCTGCAATTATTACGCAATGAAATGACTGAGGCCGTCATGTTCGGTCCAGATGGTAATAATATTCTGGCAGCGCGTATTCTTTATAAGAAAAACGTATTGGCCTTGCGAGGTAGCTTTAGACCTGTTACCAAGGTAAATATGGACATGTATCGCACTGCCAAAGCAATGTTTATAGAATCGGGAACAGTCAAAGAAGATCGATTAGAGACCATTTTTGAAATCACATTAAGTAATCTCAAGGCATCGGGAGAAATTGATGAAGAAGACTTCCTGCACCGTGCAGAATTATTGGGGTCGCTGGGTCAAACCGTTATGATTTCCAACTTTAAGGAATACTATAGACTGGTAGAATTTTTAAACAACTATACTAAGGAACGTATAGGTCTCGTGATGGGCGTCAATAATCTTGTAGATGTATTCGATACGCAATATTATACTCATTTAAGTGGAGGTATTCTAGAAGCCTTTGGTAAGTTATTCTTCAAGAATTTGAGAGTTTATTTATATCCTATGCAGGATCCAGAAACTGGAGAGCTCATTACCAGCGACAACCTCAAGGTTCATCCTCGAATGAAAGAATTGTACAAATTCTTTAAATACAATGGCAAAGTCAAGGATATAACTGACTATGACGACAGCATAGGCCATATCTATTCGCGCGAAGTGCTGCGCATGATTGATGAAGGCGAGGACGGCTGGAGAGAAATGTTACCAGAAGGCATTGCCCGACTTATAGACGAGCAAAACCTCTTTGGTTGTAATGTGACTCAAGACATGGATGCCTAGAGAATTTGGTCTGCGTGAGCTTTGGTTTTCACCTTAGTAATCACATCTTCTATCACGCCATTCTCATCAATGACAAAGGTCGTGCGGTGGATACCGTCGTATTCCTTGCCCATAAATTTCTTCGGACCCCAAACTTGGTAGGCATTCAGCAGCTCGTGATCTTCATCAGCTAGTAGATCGTATGGCAATTCATACTTGTTTTTAAAATTACTCTGGCGTTTAGGACTATCGGCACTTGCTCCTAGTATTTCATATCCGCTTTCGCGAAAGCGTGACACGTTATCTCGCAAATTGCAAGCCTCTGCAGTGCATCCAGGTGTACTCGCTTTGGGATAGAAGAACAGGACTAACTTCTTACCTTTGAAATCGGATAGAGAAACGGTCTCGCCATCTTGGTTAGGTATGCTAAATTCTGGTGCTTTATCGCCTGGTTTAAGAGTGGTCATAGGTAGTTTTTTTGGTTATAAGTAAAGATACAACATGAACAAAAAGGAAAAAGTAAACTTTGTAATTCAAAAGCTGGAAGAGCTCTACCCTACTATTCCTATACCTCTTGATCATAAAGATCCATACACATTGCTAATCGCCGTTCTATTGAGCGCTCAAAGCACCGATGTGCGCGTGAATCAAATAACACCATTACTTTTTGAACGAGCAGACAATCCTTATGACATGATAAAAATATCCATAGAGGAAATCAGAGAAATCATCAAACCTGTAGGCTTGTCACCCATGAAGTCTAAAGGTATTCACGGTCTATCCCATATATTGATCGATAAACATGAGGGTCAGGTGCCACAAACCTATGAGGATCTAGAGGCCTTGCCTGCCGTGGGTCACAAAACGGCTGCGGTGGTGATGTCACAGGCCTTTGGGATACCGGCTTTTCCCGTGGACACTCATATTCATAGGTTGATGTACCGTTGGAATTTAACCAATGGAAAAAACGTGGTGCAAACTGAAAAAGATGCCAAACGCTTGTTTCCAGAAGAAAAATGGAATGATTTACACCTGCAAATAATATGGTACGGTCGTGAATACAGTCCAGCTCGTGGCTGGGATCTGGAAAAAGATATCATCACAAGTACTGTAGGAAGAAAAAAGGTACTGGATGATTACTATAAAAAGAGAATCCGCACTAAAAAATAGTGCGGATTCTCGATCTGAAAACAAAAATCTAATTGTTAAGCGTCTCAAATATCATGTTCTTGTATCGCGTGACACTTAATGCTTTTGAGTAGTTGAGTATACTACTAATGGTTTCTGGCCTTGGACCTGTAGGTTTCAAACGTTCAGGTGTTGATGAATTGTAAAGTTTTGGCATGTTTGTATCGTTTATTGATAGTAAAACGATACTTGCTTTAAATTATTATCTATTTAATCCTCTTATTTTGTAAGAATAATATTATGCTTATCGATCACTTTTCGCAAATTGATGAGTGCATATCTCATTCTGCCTAGAGCAGTGTTGATACTTACATCAGTTTGTTCTGCAATTTCTTTAAAGGACATTTCCTTGTAGATGCGCATGATGAGTACCTCTCGTTGATCGTCTGGTAATTCATCTACTAACTTGCGCACATCACTGTGAACTTGGCTTGTAATCAAATCTGACTCGATGCTCTCACATCCATCACTAATGACGTCAAAAATGTCAAAGTCGTTTCTTGCCTGAAACTTAGGCATGCGCTTATTACGACGGAAGTGGTCGATGACAAGATTGTGACTTATCCTCATGACCCATGGCAAGAACTTACCTTCCTCATTATACTTACCACGTTTTAGGGTACGTATCACTTTAATAAAGGTATCCTGAAAGATATCTTCTGTGATATCACGATTCATGACCTTAGAAAAAATAAAGCTGTAGAGTCTTTGTTTGTGGCGATTGACCAGTACTTCTAGAGCACTTTCATTTCCATCCATGTACTGTCTCACGAGGACAGCATCGTTAACGTTGTTCTTTTCCATATAGCAACTACTTAATAGCTAGTTTTTTATCAACCAGAATTTTTAGAGAGTAGTTTTATGGAATACGCAGATTGTTTATAAATTGTTAACGGGATAAATATAGCAACTTTTATTCCACAATAGCAAAAATCTATTTTACAATTTAACAATTTAATAGATTTGACCGTTTATCATATCGATCAACGGCTGCTTATCTTTGTTAGCTATGGCTACAAATCAATTGTTTGATAATATAGATTCTCTAAGTCCCAAAGAGAATATTCTCATAAAAGGTGCACAATTGCACAACCTCAAAAATCTCAATGCCGTCATACCACGCAACGAGCTGGTTGTGATAACTGGTTTATCCGGTAGCGGTAAATCATCGCTAGCATTTGATACCTTGTATG
This window harbors:
- a CDS encoding dihydroorotase, with amino-acid sequence MILLKKVTVIDKQSSWHHKTIDILIEDDIIKAIASTIDDEDATVIEEENLHVSIGWIDSSVCLGEPGFEDRQTIKNGLDTAAASGFTHIMMNPDNQPNPQDASGIKNLKNSLPEHAVSILPVGNLSINQEGKHLAELYDMQQAGAVSFYDFKKSIGNSNLLKLALEYSGPFHGVIQSFPQDNHVAGNGLISEDETSVQLGIKSIPKMAESIQIARDLAIAAYSGNHLHIPTVSTIAGLELIKAAKQKGTKVTCSVAIANFATASPALLDYDTRFKLQPPLRDEQEISGIKDFIEDGTIDMITSDHIPRTIESKKVEFDHADYGSASLESAFGIANLLLDSNKTVELFTAAYNVFNLPTTKIEEGQRANLTLFNPDEIYIMKKHNMHCTSKNNMFLDRQHKGKVIGIINKGKLHLND
- a CDS encoding TonB-dependent receptor gives rise to the protein MAITLPGDNEFETVPSLKNKALRINLNRNIYGTFAEIGAGQETVRHFFRAGGASGTIAKAMSAYDKDFSDAVYGVQDDGRYVTESRLRKMLRYETDLIEERISREKHPEKLFFTYANTVATIDFAKKFLGHGWVGIKFQVAPGEEYSEIILHVRFKERDARLQQITLGILGTNLIYGAFYKHDQPKKLLKYLYDHIDKDKIEIDLINFDGPRFKNVDNRLMSLQLLRNEMTEAVMFGPDGNNILAARILYKKNVLALRGSFRPVTKVNMDMYRTAKAMFIESGTVKEDRLETIFEITLSNLKASGEIDEEDFLHRAELLGSLGQTVMISNFKEYYRLVEFLNNYTKERIGLVMGVNNLVDVFDTQYYTHLSGGILEAFGKLFFKNLRVYLYPMQDPETGELITSDNLKVHPRMKELYKFFKYNGKVKDITDYDDSIGHIYSREVLRMIDEGEDGWREMLPEGIARLIDEQNLFGCNVTQDMDA
- a CDS encoding MBL fold metallo-hydrolase, producing MKVKLTILGTGTSQGIPVIGSDHPVCHSDDPRDKRLRVSAMIETDDCRLLIDCGPDFRQQMLVNEITSFDALLFTHEHADHTAGLDDLRPFFFRQGAIPCYMTTRVHEALKQRFNYMFVEENKYPGVADLDVRIFDKEKVEVKGVSITPVLADHGFIPVHGFRVGDVAYMTDVKTIEEEEKEKLKNLDVLIINMLRIEPHCTHLNFEEALELIEELKPARTYFTHISHHLGFHATVQESLPENVFLAYDNLVIESNP
- a CDS encoding BatA domain-containing protein; this translates as MLFKYPAVLYGLFFLLLPILIHLFQLRRFKKKAFTNVAFLKPLVTQTRKSRSLKKWLVLLTRLLAAACIIIAFAQPFFSNPEIETSKGDLIIYLDDSASMERQGKDGKLLQEAIRELLEHLDPSQTFTLFTNKEEFPAVNKTQIANQLQRIKATGVSLSPEDVILKANNLAGRESQNTQFLWISDFQQLDNESFPDSTYTLQTSLVALKPQESNNISIDSAFIKDKSISETIIEVQLSADNETDKPVTLSLSNTSSLIAKSTTTINSGKGVASFSLPANEQFIGNILIEDNSMTFDNVVHLAINKNSKVKVLHVNDSPSDFLNRIFTADEFEYVTTTSNKLNYNLIKDQQVVVLNEVGNIPTALVSQINSFTRSGGVVLLIPPSNQHNYDQFTAVSSSEIVNQGNKITSINFDHPLLQGVFNKRIQNFQYPSVNSTSIQSNSRNKILSYADGSPFLYQSGNIYVFTAALNQENSNFQNSPLIVPVIYNIGLSTSNKQQLYVGMDRQTAINIPTTVQDDQVLELTRNDVTIIPPQRAYDSYVQIETGQEIPVAGIYDVRNGDNVVYNIAYNENRIENTQNTYNLSSLENVETDIASVLIKRNENALESTLWKWFLMGGLLFLIVELLILKFVK
- a CDS encoding alpha/beta hydrolase, with the protein product MSLHKELSLQYRLRPSSIENPPLLLLVHGYGSNEDDLFSFAPYMTDELLIVSVRAPYDMPPQGAAWYAIDYTAAGGKFSDLNQARESMQLIEKFLNELKAHHNYNQDSVNILGFSQGAILSLAMSLNNPALFKNVVAMSGYLNVDLVQAMDDVELRFRESKIKPNYFISHGSMDQVIPADWARRTAPILKKLEVDQVYKEYAAGHGVAPDNFADMKSWLEARL
- the bcp gene encoding thioredoxin-dependent thiol peroxidase, with amino-acid sequence MTTLKPGDKAPEFSIPNQDGETVSLSDFKGKKLVLFFYPKASTPGCTAEACNLRDNVSRFRESGYEILGASADSPKRQSNFKNKYELPYDLLADEDHELLNAYQVWGPKKFMGKEYDGIHRTTFVIDENGVIEDVITKVKTKAHADQIL
- a CDS encoding RNA polymerase sigma factor → MEKNNVNDAVLVRQYMDGNESALEVLVNRHKQRLYSFIFSKVMNRDITEDIFQDTFIKVIRTLKRGKYNEEGKFLPWVMRISHNLVIDHFRRNKRMPKFQARNDFDIFDVISDGCESIESDLITSQVHSDVRKLVDELPDDQREVLIMRIYKEMSFKEIAEQTDVSINTALGRMRYALINLRKVIDKHNIILTK
- a CDS encoding endonuclease III domain-containing protein, which codes for MNKKEKVNFVIQKLEELYPTIPIPLDHKDPYTLLIAVLLSAQSTDVRVNQITPLLFERADNPYDMIKISIEEIREIIKPVGLSPMKSKGIHGLSHILIDKHEGQVPQTYEDLEALPAVGHKTAAVVMSQAFGIPAFPVDTHIHRLMYRWNLTNGKNVVQTEKDAKRLFPEEKWNDLHLQIIWYGREYSPARGWDLEKDIITSTVGRKKVLDDYYKKRIRTKK